A section of the Rhodobacteraceae bacterium M382 genome encodes:
- a CDS encoding aldehyde dehydrogenase, translated as MQQFQQYIGGVFSAGIFQFPSIDPADGQTWAMMPEAGVEGVNAAVEAAQNAFVSPEWAGMTASARGKLLLRLADLVAENALRLAELETRDTGKIIRETRAQIAYVAEYYRYYAGLADKIEGAHLPIDKPDMEVWLRREPLGVVAAIVPWNSQLFLSAVKIGPALAAGCTVVLKASEDGPAPMLEFARIFDQAGFPAGVLNIITGGPEVGAALSSHPKVAHVAFTGGPSTARHIVRNSAENLASTSLELGGKSPFIVFEDADLDSAVNAQVSGIFAATGQSCVAGSRLVVQNSIKDEFLARLCEKAQKVVIGAPDDMATEVGPLCTARQRDNAVALIAQSVEQGARLVTGGAAIDGPGFYFPPTILDCADAPDAACITNEFFGPVLSVLGFEDETEALEIANTTEFGLASGVFTRDLTRAHRMIRGIQAGIVWVNTYRAVSPIAPFGGHGLSGHGREGGLQAALDYTKMKAVWLRTSDDPIPDPFVMR; from the coding sequence ATGCAACAGTTTCAGCAGTATATCGGCGGTGTGTTCTCGGCGGGGATCTTTCAGTTTCCCAGCATTGATCCGGCTGACGGCCAGACCTGGGCCATGATGCCCGAGGCGGGTGTGGAAGGGGTGAATGCCGCTGTCGAGGCCGCGCAGAATGCGTTTGTCTCGCCCGAATGGGCGGGAATGACGGCGTCTGCGCGGGGCAAACTGTTATTGCGACTGGCCGATTTAGTGGCTGAAAATGCGCTGCGGTTGGCTGAGCTGGAAACCCGCGACACAGGCAAGATCATCCGTGAAACCCGCGCCCAGATCGCCTATGTCGCGGAGTATTACCGCTATTACGCAGGGCTCGCCGACAAGATCGAAGGCGCGCATCTGCCGATCGACAAACCGGACATGGAGGTCTGGTTGCGCCGGGAGCCTTTGGGGGTGGTCGCGGCGATCGTTCCGTGGAATTCACAGCTGTTTCTATCAGCGGTCAAGATTGGTCCTGCGCTGGCCGCGGGTTGTACTGTGGTGCTCAAGGCGTCCGAGGATGGCCCGGCCCCGATGCTGGAGTTTGCCCGCATCTTTGATCAGGCCGGATTTCCAGCGGGTGTGTTGAACATTATCACAGGGGGCCCCGAAGTGGGTGCTGCCCTGTCGAGCCACCCAAAGGTCGCCCATGTGGCATTCACCGGTGGGCCGTCGACAGCGCGCCACATCGTGCGCAATTCGGCGGAGAACCTGGCTTCCACCTCGCTGGAGCTGGGCGGAAAATCCCCGTTTATCGTGTTCGAGGATGCCGATTTGGACAGCGCTGTGAATGCGCAGGTGTCGGGGATTTTTGCCGCCACTGGCCAAAGTTGTGTCGCCGGCTCGCGGCTGGTTGTCCAGAATTCGATCAAGGACGAATTCCTCGCGCGTTTGTGCGAAAAGGCGCAAAAGGTGGTCATTGGGGCCCCTGATGATATGGCAACCGAGGTCGGGCCGCTGTGTACCGCGCGACAGCGGGACAACGCAGTCGCGTTGATCGCGCAATCGGTGGAGCAGGGTGCCCGTCTGGTCACGGGCGGGGCCGCGATTGACGGACCGGGGTTTTATTTTCCGCCTACCATTCTGGATTGTGCTGACGCGCCGGATGCGGCCTGTATCACCAATGAATTCTTTGGTCCGGTACTGTCGGTTCTGGGCTTCGAGGACGAAACCGAAGCGTTGGAAATTGCCAATACCACCGAATTCGGCCTGGCCTCGGGGGTGTTTACCCGCGATCTGACCCGCGCGCATCGGATGATCCGGGGCATTCAGGCCGGGATTGTCTGGGTCAACACCTATCGCGCGGTCAGCCCGATCGCGCCCTTTGGCGGTCACGGCCTGTCCGGTCACGGACGCGAAGGCGGGCTGCAGGCGGCGCTGGATTACACCAAGATGAAGGCGGTGTGGCTGCGCACCAGCGACGATCCGATCCCGGACCCTTTTGTGATGCGCTGA
- a CDS encoding VIT1/CCC1 transporter family protein: MPEHSHDPQSIAARIGSPPGRGVLRDLVYGGIDGSVTTFAIVAGVAGAGLSPFIIVALGLANVLADGFSMAAGNYSGTKAELDNIRRLRQVEDRHITRYPEGERQEVREILTRKGLTGDVLEDATRAITADRDRWIDLMMEGEYGMGGVDPHPLRAALATFAAFLVAGMIPLLPFLLGLPGAFALSAWMTGAVFFAIGAMKSVWSLAPWWRSGLETLAIGGAAAAMAYGVGTLFHG, from the coding sequence ATGCCCGAACACAGCCATGATCCCCAGTCGATCGCCGCCCGTATCGGATCACCACCCGGTCGGGGCGTGTTGCGCGACCTGGTCTATGGCGGGATCGACGGGTCGGTCACCACCTTTGCCATTGTGGCAGGGGTGGCGGGGGCCGGGTTGTCCCCGTTCATAATCGTGGCCTTGGGGTTGGCGAATGTTTTGGCCGACGGTTTTTCCATGGCAGCAGGCAATTACTCTGGCACCAAGGCCGAACTGGACAATATCCGCCGCCTGCGCCAGGTGGAAGACCGCCACATAACCCGCTATCCCGAAGGTGAACGCCAGGAAGTCCGCGAAATCCTGACGCGCAAGGGGCTGACCGGGGACGTGTTGGAAGACGCGACGCGTGCAATCACCGCCGACCGGGATCGCTGGATCGACCTGATGATGGAAGGCGAATATGGGATGGGGGGTGTCGACCCGCACCCGTTGCGGGCGGCTTTGGCGACCTTCGCAGCCTTTCTGGTGGCCGGGATGATCCCGCTTTTGCCGTTTCTTCTGGGGCTACCAGGGGCATTTGCCCTGTCGGCCTGGATGACAGGGGCAGTGTTCTTTGCCATTGGTGCGATGAAGAGCGTCTGGTCATTGGCACCCTGGTGGCGATCCGGTCTGGAAACACTGGCAATTGGCGGCGCGGCAGCGGCGATGGCCTATGGGGTTGGTACCCTGTTTCACGGATAG
- a CDS encoding LLM class flavin-dependent oxidoreductase, with product MKFSLFAHMERISPEDDQKRLYDEFVELCKIADAGGMHAVWTGEHHGMNFTISPNPFLNLVDLANKTQNVRLGTGTVIAPFWHPIRLAGEAALTDIITQGRLDLGIARGAYSFEYERMMPGMDAWEAGQRMRELIPAVQNLWKGDYAQEGEFHSFPKTTSSPKPVQADGPPIWVAARDPNSHDFAVANGCNVQVTPLWKGDGEIAELIEKFNDACAKHPNVKRPKIMLLQHTYVADSPEDVELGAVELNRFYNYFGAWFMNKREISQGLIDPLSDEDIAAHPFYSPEAMKRDLVIGEAGTVIDRLKGYEALGYDEYSFWIDSSMSFERKKASLERFISDVMPAFD from the coding sequence ATGAAGTTTTCCCTGTTCGCGCATATGGAGCGCATATCTCCGGAAGATGACCAGAAGCGTCTGTATGACGAATTCGTCGAATTGTGCAAAATCGCTGATGCAGGCGGGATGCATGCGGTTTGGACCGGGGAACATCATGGGATGAACTTCACCATCTCTCCCAATCCATTCCTGAATCTGGTGGATCTGGCCAACAAAACCCAAAACGTCCGCTTGGGGACTGGCACTGTGATTGCGCCATTCTGGCACCCGATCCGTCTGGCCGGCGAGGCGGCGCTGACCGATATCATCACCCAAGGCCGCCTGGACCTGGGCATTGCGCGGGGCGCCTACAGCTTTGAATACGAACGCATGATGCCAGGCATGGATGCCTGGGAAGCAGGCCAGCGCATGCGCGAGCTGATCCCGGCCGTTCAAAACCTGTGGAAGGGGGATTATGCACAGGAGGGTGAATTCCACAGTTTCCCGAAAACCACGTCATCGCCCAAACCGGTGCAAGCGGATGGCCCGCCGATCTGGGTCGCGGCGCGTGACCCCAACAGCCATGATTTTGCCGTGGCCAATGGCTGCAACGTCCAGGTGACGCCGCTGTGGAAAGGGGACGGTGAAATCGCCGAGCTGATTGAGAAGTTCAACGATGCCTGCGCCAAACACCCGAATGTGAAACGGCCCAAGATCATGTTGCTGCAACATACCTATGTGGCCGACAGCCCCGAGGATGTTGAGTTGGGCGCGGTCGAGCTTAACCGGTTTTACAACTATTTTGGTGCCTGGTTCATGAACAAGCGCGAGATCTCGCAGGGTTTGATTGATCCGCTGTCGGACGAGGACATCGCCGCACATCCATTCTATTCCCCCGAGGCGATGAAACGCGATTTGGTGATTGGCGAAGCGGGCACGGTGATCGACCGGCTCAAAGGGTACGAAGCGTTGGGCTATGATGAATATTCGTTCTGGATCGACAGCTCGATGAGCTTTGAGCGCAAAAAAGCTTCGTTGGAACGCTTTATCAGCGATGTGATGCCAGCCTTTGACTAA
- a CDS encoding amino acid synthesis family protein, whose protein sequence is MPAEIRKTLLHVEETLIEGGKAAPVPLKMIAAVAVIRNPWAGQGFVDDLKPAIHDCAPGLGELLTGMVIEAAGGGDKVEGYGKSAIVGVNGEVEHGSALIHTLRFGNFYREAVGAKSYLSFTNTRGPANAPLHIPLMDKNDGGRRSHYLTIQLSVADAPGPDEIVVALGASIGGRPHHRIGDRYQDLKDLGHDVDNPAAV, encoded by the coding sequence ATGCCCGCCGAAATCCGCAAGACGCTGCTCCATGTCGAAGAAACCCTGATCGAAGGGGGCAAGGCCGCGCCAGTGCCGTTGAAGATGATTGCAGCGGTGGCGGTGATCCGGAACCCTTGGGCGGGGCAGGGGTTTGTTGACGACCTAAAACCGGCGATCCACGATTGTGCGCCCGGTTTGGGCGAGTTGTTGACCGGTATGGTCATTGAGGCCGCCGGGGGCGGCGACAAGGTCGAAGGTTACGGCAAGTCCGCCATCGTCGGAGTGAATGGCGAGGTTGAACATGGCTCGGCCCTGATCCACACTCTGCGGTTTGGCAATTTCTATCGCGAGGCGGTGGGTGCAAAATCTTATCTGTCGTTCACCAACACACGTGGCCCGGCCAACGCGCCACTGCACATCCCGCTGATGGACAAAAATGACGGGGGGCGACGCAGCCATTACCTGACCATTCAACTGTCAGTCGCTGATGCGCCGGGTCCGGATGAAATCGTGGTGGCGCTGGGCGCATCGATTGGCGGACGCCCGCATCACCGCATCGGAGACCGCTATCAGGATCTCAAGGATCTGGGCCATGACGTCGACAATCCTGCAGCTGTCTGA
- a CDS encoding YcjX family protein: protein MVITSLADNVMRGVETLGDTVSETFFEPTIRLGVTGLARSGKTVFITSLVANLLKRGRMQQLIAARQGRIEAAFLQPQPDVTVPRFDYETHLGALTSHTPQWPDSTRAISELRLSLRVQPSGLLSGLQGPRTIHLDIIDYPGEWLLDLGLLERSYDAWSTDVLTRIDKRDCAQDYIGLARQIDPSAEHEEPTAQTLARQFTQYLTQARQEGFYDCTPGRFLLPGDLAGSPALTFAPLPVTTGSVRKSLHREMERRFEAYKSRVVKPFFRDHFARIDRQIVLVDALGAIHSGPQAVEDMRRAMADILGAFRPGRNAFLTRLVRGKRVEKILFAATKADHLHHSQHPQLTAIIEALTQEARERARFAGAATSAMALAALRATTEEMRPHNGHDLGCVRGTLLDSGKQAAFYPGALPDDPTHLLGPAREGAQGWLDNDFQAMRFAPARLTLKPGDGPPHIRLDRAAEFLIGDRL from the coding sequence TTGGTCATCACATCGCTTGCCGACAACGTCATGCGCGGGGTGGAAACGCTGGGCGATACCGTATCCGAGACCTTTTTCGAACCGACCATCCGATTGGGTGTGACCGGATTGGCGCGCTCGGGCAAGACCGTGTTCATTACTTCGCTGGTGGCCAACCTTTTGAAGCGGGGGCGGATGCAGCAGCTGATAGCCGCGCGTCAGGGTCGGATCGAAGCTGCCTTTCTGCAACCTCAGCCGGATGTCACAGTGCCCCGGTTCGATTATGAAACACATCTGGGGGCGTTGACGTCACACACGCCGCAATGGCCAGACAGCACAAGGGCCATTTCGGAACTGCGTCTCAGCCTGAGGGTGCAGCCCTCTGGGCTGTTGTCGGGATTGCAAGGCCCGCGCACCATCCATCTGGATATCATTGATTACCCGGGTGAATGGCTGCTGGATTTGGGGCTGCTAGAGCGCAGCTATGACGCGTGGTCCACAGATGTCCTGACCCGGATCGACAAACGCGACTGTGCGCAGGATTATATCGGGCTGGCCCGCCAGATCGACCCGAGCGCCGAACATGAGGAGCCAACAGCACAAACGCTTGCCCGCCAGTTCACCCAGTATCTGACACAGGCGCGACAGGAAGGCTTTTATGACTGCACCCCTGGTCGGTTTCTGTTGCCTGGCGATCTGGCGGGATCTCCGGCGCTGACATTTGCGCCGTTGCCGGTCACCACGGGGTCTGTCCGAAAGTCGCTGCACCGCGAGATGGAACGCCGCTTCGAAGCTTATAAATCCCGTGTGGTAAAGCCCTTTTTTCGCGATCATTTTGCCCGGATTGATCGCCAGATCGTTTTGGTCGACGCGTTGGGTGCCATCCACTCCGGCCCGCAGGCCGTCGAAGACATGCGTCGGGCCATGGCCGATATACTGGGTGCGTTTCGCCCGGGGCGAAATGCCTTTCTCACCCGGCTCGTGCGCGGCAAACGGGTCGAGAAGATCCTGTTCGCAGCCACCAAGGCAGACCATCTGCACCACAGTCAGCATCCACAGCTGACGGCCATTATCGAAGCCCTGACCCAGGAGGCCCGCGAACGGGCGCGATTTGCCGGGGCGGCCACGTCGGCTATGGCACTTGCCGCTCTGCGTGCCACGACCGAAGAAATGCGCCCCCACAACGGTCACGATCTGGGCTGTGTGCGGGGAACGCTGTTGGACAGTGGAAAACAGGCGGCCTTTTACCCCGGCGCTTTGCCCGATGATCCCACACATCTGCTGGGACCGGCGCGCGAAGGCGCCCAAGGCTGGCTTGACAATGACTTTCAGGCGATGCGGTTTGCTCCCGCCAGATTGACGCTGAAACCGGGTGACGGGCCGCCGCATATTCGGTTGGACCGAGCCGCCGAGTTCCTGATCGGAGACCGGTTATGA
- a CDS encoding TIGR01620 family protein, with the protein MSKGPVLFDLDESDDTPEVDVAAAPPVPDLNLSGRPDRAGATTVAMQMAGTRPSRLARWFWGLLVSIILAAVGVAAWDFAVGLLDRWPVLGWAVAGAIGVLLGLAVAISVRELAALARLRRVETLRTLADAAVGDVAAARAFGTRLSAFYQGRSDQDWGRARWREHADQVLDADALLDLAETELLAPLDRAALIEIERAARQVATVTALVPLALADVVAVLLNALRMTRAIAQIYGGRSGLFGSWRLLRAVLAHLAATGAVAIGDDLLESVLGGSVLAKLSRRFGEGVVNGALTARVGIAAMEVCRPMPFSKPHRPKVKSVIKRALVGLFDRSPS; encoded by the coding sequence GTGAGCAAGGGGCCTGTTCTGTTCGATTTGGACGAGAGCGACGACACGCCGGAGGTGGATGTGGCAGCGGCTCCTCCCGTGCCTGACTTGAACCTGTCCGGGCGGCCTGATCGTGCGGGCGCAACAACCGTGGCGATGCAGATGGCCGGCACCAGACCATCGCGGCTGGCACGTTGGTTCTGGGGACTTCTGGTTTCGATCATCCTGGCCGCCGTCGGGGTTGCGGCCTGGGATTTCGCTGTCGGCCTGTTGGACCGCTGGCCGGTTCTGGGATGGGCCGTGGCAGGGGCGATCGGGGTTCTTTTGGGTCTGGCCGTGGCCATTTCTGTGCGCGAATTGGCGGCGCTGGCACGTCTGCGTCGGGTGGAGACGTTACGAACCCTGGCTGATGCTGCCGTGGGAGATGTCGCGGCTGCCCGGGCTTTTGGCACCCGTTTGTCGGCGTTCTATCAGGGGCGGAGTGATCAGGATTGGGGGCGGGCACGGTGGCGGGAACATGCGGATCAGGTGTTGGACGCCGACGCCTTGCTGGACCTGGCGGAAACCGAGCTTTTGGCACCATTGGACCGTGCAGCTCTGATCGAGATCGAACGTGCCGCCCGACAGGTGGCCACGGTCACCGCCTTGGTGCCTTTGGCTTTGGCGGATGTTGTGGCTGTGCTGTTGAATGCCTTGCGGATGACCCGCGCGATTGCTCAGATCTATGGTGGGCGGTCAGGCCTGTTTGGCTCTTGGCGTCTGCTGCGCGCAGTTCTGGCGCATCTGGCGGCAACCGGCGCAGTGGCGATAGGCGATGACCTGCTTGAATCGGTGCTGGGCGGGTCCGTTCTGGCCAAGCTGTCGCGCCGGTTCGGCGAAGGTGTAGTCAACGGAGCCCTGACCGCGCGCGTTGGCATTGCAGCGATGGAAGTTTGCCGTCCGATGCCGTTTTCCAAACCGCACCGGCCCAAAGTCAAATCGGTGATCAAACGGGCGTTGGTGGGGCTGTTCGATCGCAGCCCATCCTGA
- a CDS encoding group III truncated hemoglobin: MTHPATDTPPNPLRKFDITGDEIERVVGVFYARIRTHPTLGPVFAAHIGDWPSHEAKIAGFWRNAILREGSYNGNPMRVHVSTPEIQASHFPMWLDLFCEVLNAELPAEIAVRWDALARRIGEGFRMGVVSMRQPKDAPPTLF, encoded by the coding sequence ATGACACATCCCGCCACTGACACGCCGCCCAATCCATTGCGAAAATTCGACATCACTGGTGATGAGATCGAACGGGTGGTGGGCGTATTTTACGCCCGCATCCGAACACATCCGACCCTGGGTCCCGTCTTTGCGGCCCATATCGGCGATTGGCCCAGCCACGAGGCCAAGATCGCCGGGTTCTGGCGCAATGCGATCCTGCGCGAAGGCAGCTATAACGGCAATCCGATGCGGGTTCATGTGTCCACCCCCGAGATTCAGGCCAGTCATTTTCCGATGTGGCTGGACCTGTTCTGTGAGGTGTTAAACGCCGAGCTGCCTGCCGAAATCGCGGTCCGTTGGGATGCGTTGGCGCGCCGGATCGGCGAAGGGTTTCGCATGGGGGTGGTGTCCATGCGCCAACCCAAAGACGCCCCTCCCACCCTGTTCTGA
- a CDS encoding GNAT family N-acetyltransferase, with protein MSLHIRAAFPTDAGETGDILYRFQESTAWMPKLYTSAEIIAFCGAMIDRGWVTVAEDDGQVIGFLARDGEEICGLYTLRDGRRKGVGKLLLDHAKTQSKRLTLRAFQANIGAQRFYRREGFVVTGQSDGSANDEGLPDLAFVWPAPMVLAPEIRLDARSKPKAEADTRTREKKP; from the coding sequence ATGAGCCTGCATATCCGCGCAGCCTTTCCCACGGATGCGGGGGAGACCGGAGATATCCTGTACCGGTTCCAGGAATCCACGGCCTGGATGCCAAAACTGTATACATCGGCGGAGATCATTGCCTTTTGTGGTGCCATGATTGACCGCGGGTGGGTCACAGTGGCCGAAGACGACGGGCAGGTGATCGGATTTCTGGCTCGGGACGGCGAAGAAATTTGTGGCCTCTATACCTTGCGCGATGGACGGCGCAAGGGTGTGGGAAAGCTATTGCTGGATCATGCCAAGACGCAGAGCAAACGCCTGACGCTGCGGGCGTTTCAGGCCAACATCGGGGCACAGCGGTTTTATCGGCGCGAAGGGTTTGTGGTCACGGGGCAAAGCGACGGGAGCGCCAATGACGAAGGCCTGCCGGATCTTGCCTTTGTTTGGCCCGCGCCGATGGTTTTGGCACCGGAGATCCGGTTGGACGCCCGTTCGAAGCCCAAGGCCGAGGCCGACACCAGAACCAGGGAGAAAAAGCCGTGA
- a CDS encoding cupin, which yields MRKIVPTEFSANVAWGACDIERINDASIRLHWTDAPYIWHINDGPEVFVVLDGQVDMHTRQNGQEQIVQLNVGDIFHARDGDAHMAHPRGVARVLVIEQAGSV from the coding sequence ATGCGAAAAATTGTTCCAACCGAGTTTTCCGCCAATGTCGCCTGGGGCGCTTGTGATATTGAACGGATTAATGATGCCAGCATTCGGCTGCATTGGACCGATGCGCCATATATCTGGCACATCAATGACGGGCCCGAGGTTTTTGTCGTTCTGGACGGCCAGGTAGACATGCACACCCGCCAGAACGGGCAGGAGCAGATTGTGCAGTTGAACGTAGGCGATATCTTTCACGCGCGGGACGGGGACGCACATATGGCGCACCCGCGCGGGGTCGCGCGGGTGTTGGTCATTGAACAGGCCGGCAGCGTCTGA
- the truA gene encoding tRNA pseudouridine(38-40) synthase TruA, whose protein sequence is MPRYAMKVEYQGAPFAGWQRQKDQPSVQGAIEAALARLEPRDHTIAAAGRTDTGVHGLGQVAHCDMTKDWDPFRLSEALNYHLKPAPVAIVACVRVDDDWHARFSAIERQYLFRILIRRAPATHDRGQVWQLGHDLDVDAMQEGANHLIGKHDFTTFRSSICQAASPLKTLDELSVERVQGFSGPEVRFHVRARSFLHNQVRSFVGTLERVGAGAWAPSDVKTALKARDRAACGPVCPGHGLYLARVGYPSDPFA, encoded by the coding sequence ATGCCACGTTACGCGATGAAAGTAGAATATCAGGGGGCGCCTTTTGCCGGATGGCAGCGCCAAAAGGACCAGCCGTCGGTGCAGGGTGCCATAGAAGCTGCCCTGGCCCGTCTGGAACCGCGCGACCATACGATTGCTGCCGCAGGGCGCACCGATACAGGCGTACATGGGTTGGGCCAGGTGGCCCATTGCGACATGACCAAGGACTGGGACCCGTTCCGCCTGTCCGAGGCGCTGAACTATCATCTGAAGCCCGCCCCGGTTGCCATCGTGGCCTGTGTCCGCGTTGACGATGATTGGCACGCCCGGTTTTCTGCCATTGAACGGCAATACCTATTCCGCATTCTGATCCGTCGTGCGCCCGCCACCCATGACCGGGGGCAGGTCTGGCAATTGGGCCATGATCTGGATGTTGATGCCATGCAGGAGGGTGCCAACCACCTGATTGGCAAACATGATTTCACCACGTTCCGCTCATCAATCTGTCAGGCGGCCAGCCCGCTCAAGACATTGGACGAACTGTCGGTTGAACGCGTGCAGGGGTTTTCTGGACCCGAAGTCCGGTTTCATGTTCGCGCCCGGTCGTTCCTGCACAACCAGGTGCGCAGTTTCGTAGGAACGCTGGAACGGGTTGGGGCCGGAGCCTGGGCTCCGAGTGATGTCAAAACAGCGCTCAAGGCCCGGGATCGCGCTGCCTGCGGACCGGTGTGTCCGGGACATGGGCTGTATCTGGCGCGGGTCGGCTATCCGTCAGATCCCTTCGCCTGA
- a CDS encoding alpha/beta hydrolase, whose product MTSTILQLSEPFGRVAYRVAGQGAPVVLIHGVGMQSAAWGPQMDALSATHRVIALDMPGHGGSDPVAADADLPVFVAWLDAVLTALGLGPVNLAGHSMGAMIAGGYAACHPDKVARVALLNGVFCRSTEARQAVVARAEDIRKGRFDLQTPLKRWFGDSPIEQAALDKVAGWLSSVDIDGYATAYAAFAAGDSTYADRFSSIACPLLALTGDGDPNSTPAMAHAMAEAAQNGRAVVLAGHRHMVNLTDPDAVTDALREWLETPATGKDAA is encoded by the coding sequence ATGACGTCGACAATCCTGCAGCTGTCTGAACCCTTTGGTCGGGTCGCCTATCGGGTGGCCGGGCAGGGCGCGCCGGTCGTGCTGATCCACGGGGTCGGCATGCAATCGGCGGCCTGGGGGCCACAGATGGACGCCCTGTCGGCAACCCATCGGGTGATTGCGCTGGACATGCCGGGGCATGGGGGCAGTGACCCTGTGGCCGCAGACGCGGATCTGCCCGTCTTTGTGGCCTGGCTGGATGCGGTCTTGACCGCCCTGGGTCTTGGGCCTGTCAATCTGGCTGGTCATTCCATGGGCGCGATGATCGCGGGTGGCTATGCAGCGTGTCACCCTGACAAGGTCGCGCGGGTGGCGTTGCTGAACGGGGTTTTCTGCCGGTCGACCGAGGCGCGACAGGCCGTCGTCGCGCGCGCCGAGGATATTCGCAAAGGTCGGTTTGACTTGCAAACTCCGCTCAAACGCTGGTTTGGCGACAGTCCGATCGAGCAAGCCGCCCTGGACAAGGTGGCAGGGTGGTTGTCGTCCGTCGATATTGACGGATATGCCACTGCATATGCAGCCTTTGCCGCTGGTGACAGCACCTATGCCGACCGGTTTTCTTCCATTGCCTGCCCGCTGTTGGCGCTGACCGGGGATGGGGATCCGAATTCGACACCCGCGATGGCCCACGCCATGGCCGAGGCCGCGCAAAACGGGCGGGCGGTTGTTTTGGCCGGACATCGGCATATGGTCAATCTGACGGACCCTGATGCCGTGACGGATGCCCTGCGGGAGTGGCTGGAAACGCCCGCGACCGGAAAGGACGCAGCATGA
- a CDS encoding flavin reductase family protein: protein MTDKEACFDPRALRNAYGAFMTGVTVVTTRDGDGNPLGFTANSFSSVSLDPPLVSICLANTSRNYAAFSTANGFAVNILSEGQKEVSNTFARPVDDRFAAVDWQFGPQGSPVFDGVSAWFDCSMFKTVEAGDHLILIGQVQAFETSTAPGLGYAQGAYVTPAAEAKAVNNKADLLISALIERDGKILLTDNGHGRLTLPEMPVGKAGATATLKQLIDGIGITAQPGFIYSVYEDEAREHQHISFLCQAAEGSPSRGVFTDLTETTLMDIADPAMCTMLERFARESRMGNFGVYYGNQIRGEVRPIVSDK from the coding sequence ATGACCGACAAAGAAGCCTGTTTCGATCCCCGCGCTTTGCGCAATGCCTATGGTGCCTTCATGACCGGAGTTACCGTGGTGACGACCCGCGACGGTGACGGCAATCCGTTGGGGTTTACGGCCAATTCGTTCTCTTCGGTTTCGCTGGACCCGCCATTGGTGTCGATCTGTTTGGCAAACACGTCGCGTAACTATGCGGCTTTTTCCACGGCGAATGGGTTTGCCGTCAACATCCTGTCCGAGGGGCAAAAGGAAGTCTCCAACACCTTTGCCCGCCCGGTTGACGATCGTTTTGCCGCAGTCGACTGGCAGTTTGGTCCGCAGGGGTCACCAGTGTTTGATGGCGTGTCGGCCTGGTTTGACTGTTCGATGTTCAAAACGGTCGAAGCCGGGGACCATCTGATCCTGATCGGTCAGGTTCAGGCGTTCGAAACATCGACTGCGCCGGGGCTGGGATACGCCCAAGGGGCTTATGTGACACCGGCGGCTGAGGCCAAAGCGGTGAACAACAAGGCCGATCTGCTGATTTCGGCCCTGATCGAACGCGACGGTAAAATCCTGTTGACCGACAATGGACATGGGCGTCTGACCTTGCCCGAAATGCCCGTGGGCAAGGCCGGGGCCACCGCCACATTGAAACAGCTGATCGACGGGATCGGCATCACGGCCCAGCCCGGGTTCATCTATTCCGTTTACGAAGACGAAGCGCGCGAACACCAACATATCTCGTTTCTATGCCAGGCCGCCGAGGGTTCGCCCTCGCGCGGGGTTTTTACCGACCTGACCGAAACCACGCTGATGGACATTGCTGACCCGGCCATGTGCACCATGCTGGAACGGTTTGCCCGGGAAAGCCGCATGGGCAATTTCGGGGTATATTATGGCAACCAGATCCGCGGCGAGGTCCGCCCGATCGTCTCTGACAAGTGA
- a CDS encoding Lrp/AsnC family transcriptional regulator → MQPDRTDKRILAVLERDARTSAAAIGRAIGLSRTAVQDRISRMETAGLLLGYRPVIAPDTVTGIRVVIFVQIAERPCDPALDWLSSLVGVTDVFSISGEIDAIVHAILASPEELTRLNDRIGANPMIGAAQSQMVLQSR, encoded by the coding sequence ATGCAACCTGATCGGACAGACAAACGCATTCTCGCCGTGCTGGAACGCGACGCCCGCACCAGCGCCGCAGCCATCGGTCGGGCCATCGGGCTGTCCCGCACGGCGGTTCAGGACCGAATTTCCCGGATGGAAACTGCCGGTCTTTTGCTGGGATACAGACCTGTCATAGCTCCGGACACGGTGACCGGAATTCGGGTGGTGATATTTGTTCAGATTGCAGAACGCCCGTGTGATCCGGCGTTGGATTGGCTGTCATCCCTGGTGGGGGTGACAGATGTGTTTTCGATTTCCGGGGAAATTGACGCCATTGTGCATGCCATACTGGCCTCTCCCGAGGAGCTGACGCGGTTGAACGACCGGATCGGTGCCAACCCGATGATTGGGGCGGCGCAGTCTCAGATGGTGTTGCAAAGCCGCTAG